GTTCTGCGGAAGGTATACGAGCGTCACCTTGCTGCACATTAGAGAAATTGAACCCTTCGAGATGTGTAAAATTCACCCAACACACACGTATCATAAAGAGTTTGAAGTCATCAGTGGCCCATTTTCTTCCCAGAATGCTGGATTCGGGTGATTGATGAAACCAATCAGCAAGCTATCAACCCCACTGCTCTCAGAACATATTGGTCCTTTTAGTCAGAGAGTGGTTAttagagagtgtgtgagagcataCACTTGACTGGATCAACCCAAACACAATCATCAAAAGACACAAGAATTGGACTATTGATTTTTTGATGGATTCTATTGTTTCATGTAATTACCAATTGATTCCGTCTTCTAGCCGGTAGGATTGCATTCCCACTGAGTCAACGTGTGTAATGATGTTCTGCTTCGTAATTGGTTGATTTTGTTAACGGAGGATATTGGATATTTAACTCAGAACACATGCACTAACatgcctctctgtttctcttgcATCCAGATATCACCATGAGCCGGAATCTGGTTCTCAACATGACCTCGGAGGGTTTGGGCCCTTCCAATTCTTCAAAATTGCAGGAAAATCCTTTGACGCACCAGAACATCACCTATGTTGACTTCTACCTCCACAAACCCTCTGTGGCTGCGGTCTTCACCGTCTCCTACCTGCTCATCTTCCTGGTGTGCATGGTGGGAAACGGCGTGGTGTGCTTCATCGTGCTGCGCAGCAGGAACATGCGCACAGTCACCAACCTGTTCATTCTCAACCTCGCCATCAGCGACCTGCTGGTTGGCATCTTTTGCATGCCAACCACGCTGGTGGACAACATCATAACAGGTCAGAATACACAATATCCTAGTAATTTTAGGAATTAAATCATTCATGCAGGCTGCTTTTCTTCATGGTTTCACatgattttaacattttcttgttttctgcaggGTGGCCGTTTGGCAGTGTAGTGTGTAAGCTCAGCGGCATGGTTCAAGGGATATCTGTGTCAGCGTCTGTCTTCACTCTAGTGGCAATAGCTGTTGACAGGTGAGGGTGGACATAATATCACTGGCTCTTATCTGCTTGTGTAGGATTGTGTTTTGTCCTAAGAGGCTTCTTTTCCTTCATGCATTTCCTCCAATCCCCTTTGTGTCAGGTTCCGCTGCATTGTCTACCCGTTCAAGCAGAAGCTGACCATCACCACCTCAAAGCTAATTATCGTCATCATATGGGTCTTGGCTGTGTCCATCATGTGTCCCTCTGGGGTCATGCTGCAGGTCACAAAGGAGCAGAGGGTGCGGATAGTCCTCGGCCGTAACAACGACACCCGGCCCTTCTACTGGTGCCGGGAAAACTGGCCCAACCAGGAGATGCGTAAAATCTACACCACTGTCCTCTTTGCTAACATCTACCTCGCTCCTCTCAGTCTTATCGTCATCATGTATGCTCGCATCTGCTTCACCCTCTCGAAGACCACCGTTCTTCCGAAGAGGAGCAGTGGAAGCGCGTCCGAGGAAGGCATCGGCAACAGCAAACCCAGCGTGGAGGGCCGTCACACGAATTCAAAGAGGAAGACTCGGGTGATAATGATGCTGCTGGTTGTGGCTCTGCTCTTCATCTTATCCTGGCTACCTCTATGGACTCTGATGATGCTGAGTGACTACGCCAGTCTGACAGAGCACCAGTATCGTGTAATTAACATCTACGTGTATCCCTTAGCTCACTGGTTGGCCTTCTTCAACAGCAGCGTCAACCCCATCATCTATGGGTTCTTCAACGAAAACTTTCGCAGAGGCTTTCAGGCTGCTTTCAAATTCCAGCTGTGCACTGCTGACATTGAGCGCCAGAGGAGCCACTCCCATCGGATCCGGGGGCACGCTGTGCTCCCAGTCCAGCCCGCGGCCCGCAACAGATCAGGCTCAGGAGTCAGACCAGGGTTAGTAGAGAATGGGAAGTGCTCATGTCAGGAAGGAGGGTGCTGGGCTAGTAGAGGTGATATCAAAGAACAGGACCTGATCATGGAGGACCTGGAGAAGGTCTCCCAGATTTAGACAGACTGAGACTTTCAAAGGATCTGAGGTTTAAAGGCCCTAAAGACTTGTTTTGAAATTGTAAGTATTTTATCTTTAACAGTAAATATATGTGACTAAATACGCAACAATCAGAGTTTAGGGAGAAACAGTCTTAGGTTCCCTGAATCCGTGAGACGGCATTGAGGAGAGAACCACCACTGTCATTGCTAACAATATCCATCCCCCTCGTGTCTCATTCTCATGCAAGAAAACTCCTAACATTATCgtaatgaatgtaaacaacGAAGATGGCTAATGTTAGTAATCACTAGTCAAGCTAACATGCTTGCAGTGGGAAATTTGGGCTGCACTTTCTCCACCATTCTTGTGCCACTAGCTTACTCTAGCTTCAGCATTATATCTGCCGAGCCCTGTGGTAGACTCTGTTCATGCACGATTAGTGCATGGGCGAAGTGTCTGCAGGTaggcaggtagacaggcagGTAGGCCGACCAACGGCCAATTAAGAAAAGAGCtcgtgtatctgtgtgtatctggctgctcctccacgtcctGTTTTCTCAGAACCATTTGAACGTGACTCCTCTACTTAACTGTCCATCAGTCATACATTCAAGTCTTGACACTTACATGTGTGCAGTTACATGTTCTGCTGTACTGAGAGTATCTGGCTTTGGAGTGATTATCATGGCTGTGAGCGGTGTTATTTTGATATTAGTAGCTGTGTCAAAAATGTTACTACCAgttattttctgaaaataagGTTTGTTCCCTTTTTCCACATACAATTACTTTTAAAACCTGTTACCTTAACATGTGGCCTGTTAGTGAACAGTTCTGATGTTGATGCTGGAGCAGAATAACATAAAGACTCAGTAAAGAGTGCATATTTTTGATTGatgtttactgtaaatttaaTCTGAAGGAAATACGTATTAACTCATTGTaggatttttttgtgtattcttatttcttattttctgtcacGGTTATTTTGTACTATTTTCTGGTCAATATTGTCGAAATCTTAAAGTTAGCCTGTAGAGTTTTGGGTACCCTTGTAGAGCTATGGAGCAACGTTTTTAAGTACTGTTTTTAAGTGTGGGTCACACATGCATGTGACGTTATACACACTACGCACTGTTCTGCTGATCGACAGTGGCGATGCGGCTCCAAGAAATGTAGCAAATGGCCAGCAAACAGCAATGCAAGCTAGCAAGGATGATTGTAAACAATCctgatttaaaatattttaaaaaatcgGTTTTGCAcgttttatgaggaaggaacTGCACTCAACAAGCAGACCTCCTTAACAACCTACTGCTAAGTATTACCAATATGCTATACCGataagtgtgttttattatgaacATGCAATcgtgttatttatgttttctttttcaggagTACTTGTGCATGCTTTCCTAGTGAAAATAATTCACCATGTTTCTCCAAGCAGCTCATTCTGTACTCAGGAGCACAAGTTTTCCATGTGATTCATATGAAAGCAAGCAGATAACCAGCCTCAAAGACAGATGGAAAAGAAGATTACCTCACTGGTAGAGCCATGAAGTGTACGTGGTATTTTCAGTGCATACTCGATATGattttttgatgtgttttttatttttggctcTTAGCAAATCTGCACATAGATTGCACCGAACAGGCTTGTTTATCAATCGCCACAAGAAGAAAGTGAGGAAATATGGAAAATGCTCTCGTGGCAGCTTTGTACGTGTGaacctgtttttattcatacatataagatatatatagatatagaatACTGAAGATAACAAAATATTTACTCCATATAGTGATATCTATGATAtactttaatttttaaaaagtagtttCCTAAAACAGCTAGGCACTGTAGATCTCAGCTGCAAACACTACCCAAAGTGAAGAAAACTGTGTATTTGTCAGGAACTACTTTGAGCAGCGGATTTGCAGCTGTTGTGAATTGTGCAGAACAgtgagtcaaaataaaacaaaggcagTACCTATGTTcttcaaaatgaagaaaatgccATCCAGTGCAATGGTGTTGtaaactgatgtgttttaatggacaAACCAGACAAATGTTTTTAGTAGGAATGATgcattttttggttttggtctttccACAGGATtttttgacaaaaagaaaaaaattataGAACATTACCAGACTTACCCTTTAAATTAGCGAGTGCAAGCACTGATGCAATCACAGTGATGCACTGTACcactgtcatttaaaaacaggaagtcaactttttctgactttttaaccTCACAAATGGAATAACCCTTGAATTGCCTGCCCGAGGAGGACCTGCAGCTGGTTGTTGgtcatttcttgcatttttttgaCCCATTAGTGAAACATTTCTAACAGCTGAATGTGGCTGTGATTCACAAATTTGTCATCAGATATTTGTCATCTTTTATCCAACACGTTGTAGTGGCTCTTTAAGATTAACTGCAGTGTTGTGGCcaagaaagaaatgtttgaaattgATTTATGGAATCACCACAAATGCTTCCCCTGCAGCACTCTGTCAACATTTACACCATAATGCTGTACAGACAATGAACATAATGGACAGCGTAACAGCAGAGTCTGAGAAACATCACAAAGTATAGAATCACCTATGTTCGTCTATGCTTTGCATTATGCTTCCAGACAGTGTGCGAAACATTCAACTGGAACTGTGCCTGCTGATTGGGCTTCACATATAATACATGGAAGATATACGTGGCCTTAGCTACAACTTCAGGTCAATTCAGTTCACGATAACCTTGAGAGAACTATCACACAAGCCCCCACAAAATACTCTTACTGTGTACAGCTGGAATGAGTTGGTCATCTTTACCACTACCAAGTGACGCTGTCTAGAAACCACAAATACAAATGACGTATTTATATACATTCCCACAGCCTCATATGCAGACCATAATGATTTCAATGATTAGATGCATAACAATGAGTACTGGCAATTTTAAATGTGTACTCAACCATAACTGCATGCAGAAAATTCAGCACTTAATCATTCATGCCATTATAATAGCTGCTACAGTTGACgtaattgtttttttatatgcCAGAAATGTCCCATTATGCTCCCAAAACTACAATTAAAATGAACTTGTAGCTGATGTAGatttacaaaaaataacataaagGATTTTTGCTGTATTCTGATCCAAACTGCAGACAATGGCAATTTTGTAGAATGAGGCCAGCATTCAGAGTCAATCCAAGATGTCATAAGATTTATGTTTTTTCCCCATCATTGAGTCCAACCAACAGAATCAGTTTGGAGGTCAAATGATCAAAACACTAAATGATTAAAGGGGTCAAAGGGTAAAAGCACAATTTGCTAGGTTTGAATCATCATTACTGTATCGAACACAGAGTAATCATCAAGTCTTTTACACAGATCACAGATCCAGCTCTTAAAATGAGCCTTTCTCTTCAACTAATTTACTCATCCCAGACATGATTTCTATGCATTTTTATTCAACCTTAATTAAAGCATGATGGCGTAGATGCATTTTCTAATGCTCCTGGAAACCTGCTACTGAAACACCTCCCGTGACAGGACTGGAAAACCACATCTTTGACTCCCTCTGGTATATTACTCACTCACTGAGTAATATACCACTCActgccttcttttttctttcaaatgcaCCCATACTAAAATATTAAATCTCAGAAGGAGAAACAGCTCAGCGATCTACAGTGTCACTTAAGCCATAAATACAAAAGGTAAATGAAGACGTATAGTCCCTTGTGCATATTTTTTTggtttagaaatgaaaaaagtgagCGGttcatttcttcctcctgctgtgttGCCATACAGTTATATTTCTAAGTAGAGGAGTACCCTAACTCCTTTTCTGGTGAATTTCAAGAAATGATGGAGGATTACAGTAAGCATGCCCCGGTCAAAGcaagactgaaagaaaaacaaagattaaCTCACAAACTAGACTTGTTTAGCAGGCTTTTCTAACATTCTTGCGCCCACAGTGTATTCTAATCTGAGCCTGACAGTACAAAGATAGCCGGGCTGATTGAAGATGAGCGGCAGAGGAGGAACAAGGCTCAGAGAGGGCTCGTCTACTGGAAGAAGTCTAATGAAGAGCAGGCAGGGGCTTCCTCTGGGGTTAAGcgctctcctgcagcagcagctctgtgatccTGGGAGTCATGAGGAGCTCGAGCACAGGAGAACTGAAGCCACACTGAAGGTGATGAACACACCTGTAATGCAAATCTACCTCGACTGCTTGTTCAGTACACGTGGAAGAATTGTTTCAGAATATTTGGAGCTTGGTGTAATATGTTATTTAAATTTGGATCATACAGTGACACTGCCTTGAAACAATTCCAGGGTTGAGCTTTAAGAGATTCTCATAGAATTCACATTTCTGCCTGAACAATGAGAATAAATATTATCTGAATAAATATGTTGACCTTATTGGGTTTTAACGAGTGTGTTTACACTAATAAAATGATAAAGCAAACTATCTCATGTCCTGGCACCTCATcctttctcatctcatctcatctcatctcatctcagaTAATCTGATTTTATGACATCTCATTCCATGTAATCTCATCTCCTGTCCTTTGACCTGACcatatctcatctcatctcatctcatctgacCTGATCTTATCTCATGTCATATCATGTCATCTTATCTCATGTCTTCTCGTATTATTACTCATCTTGTCATTTTCATCAATCCGATCTGTCATGCCATCTCATCTAATCTGAACTAATCTCATCGCATCATCTCATGTCATGTCATCTCACCTCATGCCATCTGATCTCATTTCATATGATGTCATATCATGACATATAATTTCTCATACTGTGTCATCTCATTTGATATCATGTCAGATAATCTGATCTCATTTCATGTAATCTCATCTCATGCcatctgatctgattttttctcatttcatatAATGTCATTTTATCTCATGTCTTCTTATATTATTTCTCATCTCGTCATTTGAGATAAGATCTAATCGGACACAAACTAATCTCATCACATCATCTCATGTCATTTCATATTATTTCTCATCTCATGTCATCATTATCTGATCATGTCAGATAATCTGATCTCATGACATCTCATTCCATGTAATCTCATCTCCCCTCATTTGATCTGACCTCATATCATATCAtctcatttcatgttttcttacCTGATCTTATTTCATATCATGTCATTTTAtctcattatttttcatctccCTCTCATGTCGTCTCATGCCATATTATCTCTCATCTCATGTTGCTTGATCTGATCAGGTCACATCATCTCATTTAATCTGAACTAATCACATCTCATCACATCCTCTCACCTCATAGCATCTCATTTAATcttaaaatacatatatttaaataaaagttaaactgaaaataagaattcTGTCTTTACTTTTCTGCATTCAGTATCATTGAAAACACCAGGCAAGCCGTTGGCTCACTTGACACAGCACGTTGACATGC
The Chelmon rostratus isolate fCheRos1 chromosome 19, fCheRos1.pri, whole genome shotgun sequence DNA segment above includes these coding regions:
- the LOC121623210 gene encoding neuropeptide FF receptor 2-like, yielding MSRNLVLNMTSEGLGPSNSSKLQENPLTHQNITYVDFYLHKPSVAAVFTVSYLLIFLVCMVGNGVVCFIVLRSRNMRTVTNLFILNLAISDLLVGIFCMPTTLVDNIITGWPFGSVVCKLSGMVQGISVSASVFTLVAIAVDRFRCIVYPFKQKLTITTSKLIIVIIWVLAVSIMCPSGVMLQVTKEQRVRIVLGRNNDTRPFYWCRENWPNQEMRKIYTTVLFANIYLAPLSLIVIMYARICFTLSKTTVLPKRSSGSASEEGIGNSKPSVEGRHTNSKRKTRVIMMLLVVALLFILSWLPLWTLMMLSDYASLTEHQYRVINIYVYPLAHWLAFFNSSVNPIIYGFFNENFRRGFQAAFKFQLCTADIERQRSHSHRIRGHAVLPVQPAARNRSGSGVRPGLVENGKCSCQEGGCWASRGDIKEQDLIMEDLEKVSQI